The Chaetodon trifascialis isolate fChaTrf1 chromosome 11, fChaTrf1.hap1, whole genome shotgun sequence nucleotide sequence TTATAAACGACCTGCTGGTTTCCATTTTAGCTGTGTATGCACTTAATGAGAAGCCATCTCTCATGTCACCGGCTCTCTTACAGACTACATGAACCAGAACGGAGTCTCAGATGTGATGAATCCCATCTACCAGCACCCCGGTCCACCTCGCACCATCCTCCCCACCATCTCTTCCGACGACACAGAAACAGAGTACCTGAACTGCTTCAAAGACGAGGCCAACGGGCCCGAGTACCTCAACGAGGTCCCGTCCCCCGCCATCCTCCCACTCACCTCCAACGGCACGGTCCACAGCGTTCAGAAATACCAGCCCCAGAACAGCATAGACAACCCTGATTACCAGCAGGATTTCACCCCCACCTTCAAGACCCACACCAATGGACACATCCCAGCAGCAGAGAACGCAGAGTACCTGGGTCCAGACTGAGGACTTAGTGGATACAGACAAGAACTAAGAAACTGTTTTCTGTTCCAGTAAGAGAGGGCATTGACGTCTTGGCTTGGAGAGCTTAGTTAAGCGGTACTGTCCGTTATAATATGTGCTGTCTTACAGACTCAGGTGACACTTTGTGCAGCTTCCTGTGTTGTTTGCATGTAGTCATACTTGTCACGCAAAACCCCTCCCATTccaaagagttttttttttttcctcaacactAAACCACAAATGACTCTTTCTTGATGAATGCTGGATGAAGCTGCCGCGTACATAACTCAGTTGACCTGAGAGTTGCTGGACCTGACATGCGTGTAAACCCCCTGCCAGAAAGTGAAAAATCTCACAAGTGAAAATCTCTCTTAAGGTTCTGCACAAGAGGACTGCGATTAAAGGGATGTAAactcctccatttttttttaggGGGCAGAAGCTCAATTGCAAAGAACAGAAACTGGCATCGCGACCCAGACCACACCCTGAGGTACACGTGTTGCAGACTCACGCGTTAGACACACGATCGCTCGACATGTTGGATTTGTTGGAGTTCAAACACACAGCGGTGCTTTCACTTGATGCTAATGTGAAGCCTCTGAACATTTCTTTCTGGTGAAGTCAAGATGATTAAAGGGAggttttgacagtaaaatgacTGCTGGGGTCCTCAGAGACCTGACGACGCTCATCCTGAAGGATGAGTCAATGAGGAAACATAATGTTGCAGTGTATCGAATGTGTAGTCAATATAAAGGGGAATGCTGTTGAATTgtaacatttaaatgtgttacCTTTATGCTCTAAAACAGTTCTGTATGTTTCACAAATTGATGTCTCTCTGAGATTGAAATGTCGCCCGGTGTGTGATCTCACACTAACTATGTAGAGAATGTAAAGGTAAACATAGCAGATGTGATTGTGGTCGTAtgcacactgctgtgtttgacAGCTGAGAACCTGCAGCACTCAAGTAGCATATTTGTGTGGACCCACAAAGTTAGCTGAGCTTTATCAGTGCGGCACATTAGTTTGTGTACCCAGGAAGTGTTTTCTGGTCCTTTTACTGATGACTTTCTGCAGTCAGTGTCTTTTGTAACACTGACTGCACTCGCAGCTTATCAGCATTTTACTGATCAACTCTCAACGTAAGCAAAActgcaataaataaaaaaaaagtcagggaAAACTAAACTTCAAAACAGGAGAGAGGTTAAAACCATCACTTCGTAATTCATTACAATAAAGTTTTCaccatttttatgtttaaatgcTGGTTAAACTGTCTCCGCTCATGTGAGGAACTTCTTTGAATCGTTAGATTGGAAGTCGTGTTTCCCAGTAAACACGAGTTTATGGCTCTGTCAAGTCACACAGTATGATTGTTTCTGATGTTTGTGGTGTAATATATCTGTGCTATTACCTGGAGATTTCTTGTTCTTGTCGTTGTTGACACCACATCTGCAAATCTTATCCTAACTTTAAATTCTTGCAGTCTTTTCCACCATTATTCCTAGTTTTAAAGGAATATACTATTGTAGCAACCTGTAAGCCTACTTTTGCAGATTTTACACAGGTACGTGTACATAAAACAGTGATTATGCTGTAATATACCCCCAAAATATCACCTATAATTTATACTCAGTACAGTTTTGTCACATCATATGTGAATATGCACTTAATCCTGAATTGTGATGATTTCATTCAAAAGTGAACAtgaataaatcttttttttttttaaggaaagaCATTTTGTCTGTTCTTTTTCTCCCACAGCTTTAACTAGTTAAGAGTGAGATACAGAGCGAAGAAGGACTCACTCATCTGCCTTTATCAGGCATTTTATCTTAATGCCTGCGGCCCTTCAAGTAACACCTTGATGAAATGCCTTCAGCAGATAATCAGCTGAGGGCTGCCTCTACCCTGATGCTTTCCTGTTTCATGTAAAGTGATTAGATTTCATACGTTTAGAAGGCTCAGTGTAGCCAACATGTTGTGCCTTGAACCCACCACTAATGAGATAAAGGGAGCTTGATGAGCATTAGGGAACAAAACCTCATTGTATACATTCTATATATGTACACCgattaaaacaattaaattaaTCAAAACTGAGCTCTAGTTGTGCTTTCTCCTCAGTCTATTCGTACAATGCTGACTATACTGTTTATGGAGGAGTTTAACTCTTAACTTCTGTTCAAAACTAAGGGAAATGAGTAATTggtttaaataaatgaaataaatttgGATGTtctttgatcagatttgattgaccTTGTCACTAGTCTTTGTTCAGAGAGACAAATCATTAACAGACCTCGAGGATGTGTTGACATAAAAAGATCAGGAAAAGAGCACACATCATTTGGAGAGTGGAGTGTGTCAGTTTGATCAATGAGTAATAAAAAAGGGTTTTAAATTTGCATATTTAGATTTGTGGATACAGTCAcaattttattaacatttaataatTCATCAGAAGCATTTCTTTTTAGCCCATTTTTACATCTTTGTCCAATTAATCTTGTGATACTTTTCCAAAACTATTCAGTATACTGACAATGTGACAATGGGGCACTCAATTCAACATGCTGTATGTATTTTTACAGATAAGTGTTCACAGCTACTCTTCCTATTATTTCAAGAAGGTGGCGGAAGTTTGTAGTCATATGACATCTGTCAGGTTGGCAAACTCAGATctttaaaaaagtcaaatatgCATTGCATTTAATGCATGCATTTAATTTCTTATTGTCAGACATTGGAGGGCCTCCTCAGTCTAGGGACTGACGGACTGTGTAAACCTCAGGAACagcaatacaaataaatacaggaCTTTATAATTCTTTCACTGACAAAGTCTGATATGATGTATTTTATAAACATATTAAAAGGCCTTGGAAAAACCTAACCCATCGACTGCATCGCTCATATAAAGAAGTTGattgataaaaatgtgttttcagggcGTATGAACGATAAAGGGCTATTATTGTCGTTATGGCGTTAAGGTGTAGTGCCTCCTCAGTGTCGTTTGGTGGCAGCACCGAGGGAACAATTTGTCTCCGCCCCAAACAAATAAtccgaagaagaagaaagcgtCAACAAGATATGTGAAACTTTAACTGGATTGTCACTTGGATTCGATCTCTGTAAAAAGAGGCATGGGAGTGTTACCAGGGCGAGGCATTTTGTGTACACTTTTCCTCATTATACTCCTGTCAGAGGGACATTTTCGATGGGTAAGTTAAATTTGACGTTCGTGTTCTCGTGACTAAAACATGACTCAGCTCGGGCTGCGGTTGCTAGTGTGATGTTTTTCGGAGGGGCTCAGCGAAAATAGTACTCTGCTCCGTTCAGCTGCGAAGGGTTTCGCCTGTTTCATCCCTTGTATAAACAACGTTAGCAGGTCGTTAGCTTAACAGTGGCCCAAACATAGTAAACAACGTTGTTGCTAATTTAAAGGTGCACCAGCCTCGTAACGTTAGCTGAAACCAAAAATGGATGATAAAAGACGTTAGCTTTGACATTCCTTACGGACGCTGTTCAGGCAGGTTGGAGTCTGAACTCGGAGCCGGTATCGAAAGAAGTTTCCTTCTGTCACGTCTTGACAGATCGACAACACCAGCCTATTTCTAATACATATCAAACTAAAAGCACTGATAAATGCATTGTGGTAAATGTTGCTCACAAAGctacaatgaaaacacagaatctCAAACGTTAGCAAGTTTTTTTAGACGTTATGTGGGTTGGAAGCTAGCTAAATAGTTAGCTAATGCTAAATCAGTTTGATCATCGCTGTTTGAAAATGTAGGTCAATGTCTTTTTGTATGTGTGGAagtctctttttttgttctctttcttctctttaacTGTATATGTAATGTAGTAATTGTGTCAAAATATGAAAGGCTTGACTGACAAGACAGCTGTATTAAAGGAAGAGAATGAGAACTAAAAGAGtaacaataaataatacataatCAAGTAATTACATAGAAATTAGAGGGGAGAAAAGACCACAAAATTTGGGGGGTGTACTGTGATGATATTGATCATTACAAAAAGAGTCACATGAAACGACTGATGGAGGTAAAGGTCTAAAATACGACATCCACCTTTTCCGTATGGTTTGCAAGTCTAACCTGCTGTAGGCTAACTGTGAGAATGTTATTCTTTCATTAAGACACCATGAATTGTGTCAATCCAGTCCTCACTAGTTCCCATGAAGATGTCATTTCCCCCCTGCTCCATCCATTTGCCATTTGACTTGATTTAATCAGAGGTAGATGGGTGGGGGGGATGCATCAGGTTTCTGTTATGCTTATGAACCTGTCAAGCAAACTTTGCAGGATTCTGGTTCTCACTCAACATAAATATGTCTCTTACAACTAGTTCCGAGCGGACTTTGCTCTCCcattgtgaatttcccttggggatgaataaagtatctgtctatctatctagcCTTCAGCTGCATAAAACTCCAACTGAGGAAGTAATGACATTCGAAGGCAGCCCTTGAACTCAGTCCCACAAGTAGGACAGAGTGAACACTGGGTTTACTCATAAAACAGGCTGTAGAGTAAGTGAATTAACTTCCCTAAATCAAGCCTCCCAACAAAGAGCACGTGAGAGCTGTGATGCtgaacagacagatagatagacagaaaacagctgaaggtACAAATGGCTAAAATGTGTTTAACAATTTTAAGCCAACTTAACTGTTTGTTATTGTACTGTTATTCTCTTGAACATATCAGATTCAAAGCAAATGTTTCAAGTCCTCAGTTGATCTAACAACAGTGGCTGAATGTTGTTATGTTGCCATAGAAATATGATCGCAGTGCTTTTTTACTGGCTGCCTTTTTTGACGTTGAATGTCCACTTAGTCAAGATAACATTGCGCGATGTGACCAAACTGACCGTCAGTATTACATGACTCGCTCTTCAAATTCAGGGCTGTTCTTGCAGAAGTGAAATTTCTATTTCCAGACATGCAAAGCCTGAGATActagaaacacaggaaatgaaacatGTCCAGTGGTTTAACTTGGCAAATATAAAACCTCAAGGTAAAAAGATACAGCTTGAACCTCAGTTCAGAATGGTAAAGTCACATGGTCCACTGTAGCCTTTTGAGGAACTCAGTGTTTTGTTGCCAAGAAGATACACAAGATTCACCAGACACTGCACAGAGGATCACCGTGTCCCTGTTGTCTTTCCTCAGGTTGAGGCACAGCACTGTGTGTGGTATGGTGAGTGCGGGGAGTCGGAAAAGGTGCCAGGAAAAAAGTACAACTGCAACTACACTGGCCCCCCCCGCCCTCTACCACCTGAGGGTTATGAGCTTCTCACGGTACGCATGGTGTCTTTTGCTTTTGTCCTGTTATTGCAGACATTTGATGATCTTTTGTGGCATACTTCTGCTTTCTAGCTGTGGAAAAATTCAATCAAAGTGACGtcatctgctttgtgtttgcatacaGGAGCTTTGTCCTGGATATGACTATGGAAACCGAAGCCTCTGCTGTGATGTCGACCAGTTGCACACCCTCAAAGGGAGTCTCCAGCTGCCCCTTCAGTTCCTGTCTCGGTATGCACTGCGGTGATAGCGCTAACTAATGAAGCACATGACATGCTTGGAAGGCCATTATCAATCCTCTTCTGAATTGCTGAGCACAAAGAGTTACCTGTGTGTCCTTTTAAACCTGTCAGTATGTGCTGCTCTAATGTTACGTGCTGTGTCTCTAACATGCAAACCATGCCTTTCCATGTTCCAAATAATGGGTTAGAGACAGGCATCTGCTTCTCACACTCGCTTTGTCTGTGCGCAGGTGTCCCGCCTGTTTCTTCAATCTGATGAACCTCTTCTGTGAGCTCACATGCAGCCCCCACCAGAGTGAGTTCATGAATGCCACCAAGTTCAACGACACCAACGTAGTGGAAGTGAAGTACTATATCGGACAGACATTTTCTAACGGTGAGTTCACAGCCACATGTTGTTTTAGACATGAGAAACGGCGTCACCCTGATTATTTTCATGCCATGTCTCATCTGTTGAGTAAAGCTCATCACTTCCTTACTTCAACACGAAATCATGCTGTCACTTGTGCAATTCTCTCGGTGACTAACGGTCATAACTGTCTTTATGGCAAATAAGATAGGGAATGGGCAGTTTGACTAAAtaaaatgtgtacttttttcccctcaataTAATCAAACTGGACTTTTCCAGCCATGTACAATGCCTGTAAGGATGTCCAGGCTCCATCCAGCAACGTGAAGGCCTTATCGCTGCTGTGTGGAAAGGAGGCAAAGGACTGCAATGCCACTAACTGGATCCAGTATCTGTTCGATATTAACAATGGGCAGACTCCCTTTCCTATCATCCCGATATTCTCAGGTAAATAATCTTGCAGCACTTTTGCATATTATGTCATGGCCCTGCTGCAGAGAGATTTCCCTACTGCTGTCTTTGTGGCAGTCAAATAGACGTTTACCTGTGCTGCATCTGTTGCTCTTTGTGTGATTCATTCACCATGCTGTGTTATGCTGCTCTAGATGTCCCGGTGTCTGGTTACACTCCCATGAACAACAAAACATACAGCTGTACTGAGGGCCTGGAGGATGGTTCAGGTCCCTGCTCCTGTCAGgactgcacacagacatgtggCCCCAAACCTGTACCTCCCCCTCTGCCCCCTCCCTGGACAATCATCGGCATGGATGCCATGACTGTCATCATGTGGATCTCTTACATGGCCTTCCTGCTTATCTTCATTGGAGGTGTGCTCGGAGCTTGGTGTTACAGGTTTGTGGCATAATCTGCTAGGATTTTTTTGAGGATTGTCATACCTGCAACCTTGTTTTagaaggaatattgaattgcCTTGTGTGGCTCTTTGTGCATACAGGAAACGAACCATCATGTCTGAGTATGGCCCCATATTGGACAGCAATAACCCGCTCTCTCTCAACAGTGATAATCCTGACCAAGGTACTGTATTCCGTATTCTTATTGTTGTGCATTGAGTGTTGCATAACTCTTAAGATGTAATAACGTTGTatctcattctttctctcctcttagTGAACGCATCATGCTGTGAAACACTGGGCGAACGCTTCGAGAATTCTCTGCGGACCATCTTCAGCTCCTGGGGTTCCTTTTGCGTGCGGCATCCCTCTGTGGTCATATGTGGCAGCCTGATACTGGTGGTCGCCTCCTCTGGGGGCCTGGTCTATATGCGCATCACCACAGACCCTGTGGAGCTGTGGTCATCTCCCACGAGCCAGGCTCGCCAGGAGAAGGACTATTTTGACAGCCACTTCGGACCCTTCTTTAGAACAGTGCAACTCATTATCACCACTCCGCTTAATGATACTTTCATCTACTCCCCGTACATTGGAGGATCAGATGTCCCATTTGGACCCATCCTGGATAAAGACATCTTGCACCTGGTGGGTTAGTGGGAGAAGGATCCTAAGCAATATTTTGTCATTAGAGCCACTGTGTATTTGGCAATAAGATGTGTCATTTGTGCAACGAGAATAGATAGAAACATGTGAAGAGCAGCTGCATCTCTGAAGCTGTGGTTTATTGgttctcctttctttttcttacatttttttctaacttAATCAGGTGCTGGATCTGCAGCTTGACATTGAAAACCTTGTAGCCACATACGAAGGCCAAAACGTCACCCTGAAGGACATCTGCTTGGCTCCACTGGCCCCGTACAATAACAACTGTACCATCTTTAGTGTCCTCAACTACTTCCAGAACAGCCACGCTGTGCTGGACCACAGCATAGGAGACGACTTCTTTGTCTATGCTGACTATCACAGCCACTTCCTCTACTGCGTcaggtgatttttattttccatttcaaatgTCAGTCACTATCTGGTGCTCATATGGACTTAAATTTGGCCTTTCCTTGTAAAGTTGTCTTAATTCTAGGTAATAAGGTTTAAAACCTCTAAAAAAAAAGGCACCAGTGTTGAAATGGAGCACCTGCTGCTCACGAGAATCTGTTTTCACCAGatgctgacatttgcttttTCTGAGAACTGTTGCGGGGGAAAGTGTCTTCTTAAAATAGCACAGTTGAACTTCCTCACTGGTCATGCAGCTCATGAAGTTTTTGTATGTGTTCTTTTtaacttcacacacatacagtaaggTTGATTACCGGCAAAACCCTGACTGACGAATGGGCTCTTGTAATAATGACTGTGATTTTTCAGGCTATTCATTCTGGTCTTTTCTTCCTCAGCGCACCAGCATCCCTCAATGACACCACTCTCCTCCATGACCCCTGTTTGGGCACCTTTGGTGGCCCCGTCTTCCCTTGGCTGGCCTTAGGGGGCTATGATGGTGAGCCCGATTAACCCTTTCAGTtgggagagaagcagaaaacagtGGAAGTTTTTCTGTTTACACCAGCTACATAATCTGTTTACAACCTCTTTCTTGATTATTGCACAATGAAAAAAACTGTCCTCCTCTGGTCACTGAACTTCTTGTACATTAACCTGCTGTACGTGGCAATGTTAAGTTTTACCAGTTATATGCAATATAAAAACTTTAGTGCAGCTGTCAGGTTATAAgtgtgctgtttaaaatgatcATATGAATAAAATCAAGAGTAACACATAATGCAGGTTCAGCTTCGGTTCATGTGCCACACATTGAACCATTCAGAGCATTTTCACCAAAATACACTGCATCAAAACCTGAAAATTTGGTTCCCAGCTGGAACCAAAAAATAACAGGTTTTGCTTTACCTGAAGTGCAGACTGTGAGGACATCAGTGGGTGTGTCATGTTCTATAagtggaggatggagaaggCCATTGGTTTTGCATGTAGTAGTCAAGTCTACTTCTTATCATTAATAGTTGGCCCATGCTTAACTACAGAACAAAAGCTTACAGCTAATCAGTTTGATCCACCATCGTGCTTCTACTGTTTACATTGTGCATCGGTGCTTACAATGGAAACACTCAAAACTGGTGGAAACTCTCGCTGGTTCGCTAGAGAGCGCCAGGGTTCCGAGAATCCTGATCGGAACCGGTTTAAGAACCAGATCTAGTTTGGTgcagcatggtggtgcagcaggtagtgtgcgtgcctcacagcaagaagttcgccggttcgatccccgggtcgggcggggcctttctgtgtgaagtttgcatgttcttcccgtgcatgggttctctctgggtactccggcttcctcccacagaccaaaaacatgctcattaggttaattggtgactctaaattgtccttagatgtgagtgtgagcgtgaatggttgtctgtctctatgttgccctgcgatcgactggcgaccagttcagtGTGTACCCCGCCTCgcgcccgttgacagctgggatagactccagcccccccgcaagtcggtatagaaaatggatggatggatctagTTTGGTGGAAAAGAAGTATAAGAAGCAGCCATGATTTTCCGGGAATCTCATGTGTCCTGTCTCTGTTCACCAAAAGGAACATTTAGCTGTAACTTCCAGTTCGGTAATTTATTAATGTAGCTGATAACAGGATTGTTTAATTAAAGGCCACACTTTTACAGTgaatgtaacttttttttttttcctctcacttcACAGGAACCAACTACAACAACGCCACCGCTCTAGTGGTCACCTTTCCACTCAACAACTACCTGAACGACACCGTCCGGCTGGGCAAAGCTCTGGCATGGGAGAAAGAGTGAGGCAGCAACCTGTTTCTGAAATCCAGTGGAGAGAGCTCCTTTCAGCTGGGAAGAGTTACTGTCCGTGGTCTCTTTGCATGTACTTATTGTATTTTTGTGCGTGCTTTTCAGATTCATCAAGTTCATGAAGAACTTCGAACACCCCAACCTGACTGTCGCCTTCAGTGCAGAGAGGAGTATTGAAGATGAACTTGACAGAGAGAGCAACAGTGACATCAGCACCATAGTCTTCAGCTACACCATTATGTTCATCTACATCTCTCTGGCCCTGGGTCACATCCACAGCTTCAGGAGAGTGCTGGTAAGAAAATAAGCCACTAAGTcagtgttgtggttgtttgaGTACTCAAAGCATTCACATAA carries:
- the npc1 gene encoding NPC intracellular cholesterol transporter 1 produces the protein MGVLPGRGILCTLFLIILLSEGHFRWVEAQHCVWYGECGESEKVPGKKYNCNYTGPPRPLPPEGYELLTELCPGYDYGNRSLCCDVDQLHTLKGSLQLPLQFLSRCPACFFNLMNLFCELTCSPHQSEFMNATKFNDTNVVEVKYYIGQTFSNAMYNACKDVQAPSSNVKALSLLCGKEAKDCNATNWIQYLFDINNGQTPFPIIPIFSDVPVSGYTPMNNKTYSCTEGLEDGSGPCSCQDCTQTCGPKPVPPPLPPPWTIIGMDAMTVIMWISYMAFLLIFIGGVLGAWCYRKRTIMSEYGPILDSNNPLSLNSDNPDQVNASCCETLGERFENSLRTIFSSWGSFCVRHPSVVICGSLILVVASSGGLVYMRITTDPVELWSSPTSQARQEKDYFDSHFGPFFRTVQLIITTPLNDTFIYSPYIGGSDVPFGPILDKDILHLVLDLQLDIENLVATYEGQNVTLKDICLAPLAPYNNNCTIFSVLNYFQNSHAVLDHSIGDDFFVYADYHSHFLYCVSAPASLNDTTLLHDPCLGTFGGPVFPWLALGGYDGTNYNNATALVVTFPLNNYLNDTVRLGKALAWEKEFIKFMKNFEHPNLTVAFSAERSIEDELDRESNSDISTIVFSYTIMFIYISLALGHIHSFRRVLVDSKISLGIAGILIVLSSVSSSLGIFSYFGVPLTLIVIEVIPFLVLAVGVDNIFIIVQTYQRDERMPQEELHQQIGRILGDVAPSMFLSSFSETVAFFLGALSNMPAVRTFSLFAGLAVFIDFLLQISCFVSLLGLDARRQEGNRLDIICCVKLPEAQETKTDSFLFRFFKKVYAPFILKEWVRPIIVAVFVAMLSFSIAVVNKVEIGLDQTLSMPDDSYVLDYFKNLTEYFQSGPPVYFVVEDGVNYSSPEGQNVVCGGVGCNNNSLVQQVYTASLISNYTTIGFTPSSWLDDYFDWVKPQSTCCRYYNTTGAFCNASVVDPSCVHCRAMTPSGKQRPMGDDFMRFLPMFLSDNPNPKCGKGGHAAYATAVDLYPGNTGVGATYFMTYHTTLKDSPDFIDALKMARNLAENITQSMDHKVFAYSIFYVFYEQYLTIAYDTALNLSVSLASIFVVTTVLLGFELWSAVLVSITIAMILVNMFGVMWLWSISLNAVSLVNLVMSCGISVEFCSHIVRAFSISMKKNRVERAEEALAHMGCSVFSGITLTKFGGILILAFSKSQIFQVFYFRMYLAIVLLGAAHGLIFLPVLLSYVGPSANKAKVFAANSRYAGTERERLLNY